AACAGATCGGCTCCAGCTTCTGCAACCACTTTGCCATACTTGACGGCCCCGGCGGGAGTGGCGCTCACCGCTGCGATCCCGCCCCCCTGCTTAATTTCGCGAATCCGCTGGGTAATTAACTCCGGTTTAACCGGTTCAGCGTACAGTTGTTGCATCAGGGGGACAAATTCAGTCGGCCCGACAGAGGCAATTTTGTCTAGGATCGGGTCAATATCGGCATAGCGTGTATTAATCCCTTCCAAGTTTAGAACGCCTAATGCGCCCAGTTGAGAGAGCAAAATCGCCATTTTGACATCCACAACCCCATCCATTGCGCTGGCAATAATGGGAATTTCGCGCTCTATGTTACCAATTTTCCAACGGGTGTCCGCTAAACTCGGATCGAGCGTGCGGTTTCCTGGCACTAGCGCGATCTCATCGATTCCATAAGCTCTGCGGGCTGTTTTACCCCGCCCAATTTGAATGTCCACGGCTTCTCAATTCATTCCCAAGATGTTATTTAGGCTAGCGTATCAAATTCAATGAACAATTGCGCTCTCAAAATTCAGATTGCCATTGGGGGCGGGGTACTGGACTTAGGGTTCTAGAGAGCGATCGCTCTTTTCGGAGTTAGCCGTTAATGGGGGTGGGGGCGGCATTTCTGGGGGACTCTGCGGGTGAGCGATCGCGGGCGTTGGGGCAGGGGGGGCAAGCATTTGCGCGAGGTTCTCGGCTGTGGAGTTCCCAGAGCGGACAGACTGAGTGACTTGACGCAACAACCCGCCCAATTTGCCCTCTTCTAGCAGGCTATTAATTAAGGTCAAGCCGCTAGTAGACATTAGCAGCTTGTTGAGATCGCCGATACCATTGCCGTTACCATTGTTGCCGTTTGCGCCGGGGAACGCATAGATCCGGGCATCGCCTAAAACGCCCGGTTGCGGGGCGAGGGCTTTAACAATTTCCGGGAGATGCTCGGAAAGTTGCGGCCAGAGTTCGCTAATCAGCCGTGCATTGAGTTTGGCGTCAGAAATGGCGTTTTCCGCCTCAATGATGGCCCGCTGTCCCTGAGCCTCAGCTAGGGCGCGATCGCGGTTAGCTTGAGCGAGGGTCCGAATCGATTCCGCTTCGAGTTCAGCGGCTTGGCGGGCAATTTCAGCTTGGCGGCGGCGGCGAAAGACTTCAAGTTCCACCACGTTTTGATCGGCGATCCGGCGTTTTTGGGCTTCCTGTTGGGCTGCGATCGCGCTGAGGCGTTGTTGGCGTTCGGCTTCTTCAATCTGCTGTGCGGTGGTGACAGCGGCTTCTGCTTGGGCTTTTTCTGCTTCCGAGGCGAGGCGATCGCGTTCTTTTTGGGCGATGGCGATCGCGGCTTCCTGCTGGGCAATTTTCGAGAGGCGTTCGGCTTCTGCGACTTGGATCTGCGCTTCTAGCCGAGAAGATTCAACCTGTTTCTGGCGGCTAATTTCAGCAATTTCTGCCTCTTGACGTTGCACAATTTGCGCCACCTTGAGTTGCTTTTGGCGTTCCTCTAACTCAATATCAGCTTGAATCTTGCTTTGCTGTACCGCCAGTTGTTGGTTGATTTTCTCTTCTTCAACCGCTTGATTTTGCAGAATCTTGTTCCGCTCTATTTTTG
This Desertifilum tharense IPPAS B-1220 DNA region includes the following protein-coding sequences:
- a CDS encoding flotillin family protein, which encodes MSKFYTEQSTQPLASMPQPVLGQLSPGLLFFPGLIGALVFLLLLSVWAYTRVYVITPNNEAFVRTGGVFIKEKKVILDGGCIVLPGFHELTRVPLREISIDVERTGKLAVRTQDYLRANMRVTFYVCIIADKQDVLTSAARLSRQGKISSDDIKEALEKRADDAIRAAAKNKTLAEIDSDKIGFADAVVNLIQQDLKKVGLTLNNIAISEIEEGDTYDTNNFFDTQGVRLRTETIQRSIQQKREVELTTQVAIEQKELDARKRSLSIAQEQESATLAQQLEVESLRAQREREIQETRDKEAAKIERNKILQNQAVEEEKINQQLAVQQSKIQADIELEERQKQLKVAQIVQRQEAEIAEISRQKQVESSRLEAQIQVAEAERLSKIAQQEAAIAIAQKERDRLASEAEKAQAEAAVTTAQQIEEAERQQRLSAIAAQQEAQKRRIADQNVVELEVFRRRRQAEIARQAAELEAESIRTLAQANRDRALAEAQGQRAIIEAENAISDAKLNARLISELWPQLSEHLPEIVKALAPQPGVLGDARIYAFPGANGNNGNGNGIGDLNKLLMSTSGLTLINSLLEEGKLGGLLRQVTQSVRSGNSTAENLAQMLAPPAPTPAIAHPQSPPEMPPPPPLTANSEKSDRSLEP